In the Staphylococcus sp. IVB6240 genome, one interval contains:
- a CDS encoding CoA-disulfide reductase, which produces MTKQKIIVVGAVAGGATSASQIRRLDPDSDIIVYEKDRHMSFANCGLPYYLGNVVSSRDQLLPMTPEKFKEKKNITVKLQHEVINVDTTAQTVEVKDHTTGKVLKDHYDILVLSPGARARRLDFDVPHLFTLRNMEDTDAIENYITSHQVQRVLLIGAGYVSLELLENIYKRGLSPTLIHRSEAINKLMDQDMNAAILSELDARNIPYRLNEEVVSIDGQTVTFKSGTVEDYDMIIAGVGVQPNSDFLKTSGIKMDEKGYIPVNDRFQTNIPNVYAVGDIATHHYRHVDLPAHVPLAWGAHRGASVIAEQIAGNKDVVFQGFLGASIVKFFDYTLASTGVSLLDLEHFDYDMVEVKNGTHAGYYPNNTPVHLRAYYDKQTRQLLRAAAVGKSGVDKRIDVLSMAMMHRATIDDLTAFEVAYAPPYSHPKDLINMLGYKARP; this is translated from the coding sequence ATGACTAAACAGAAAATTATTGTTGTCGGTGCAGTTGCAGGTGGTGCAACGAGTGCCAGTCAGATTCGTCGTTTAGACCCTGATAGTGATATCATAGTCTATGAAAAAGACCGTCATATGAGTTTTGCCAATTGTGGACTCCCATATTACCTTGGAAACGTGGTGTCATCACGTGATCAATTATTACCCATGACACCCGAAAAATTCAAAGAGAAGAAAAATATTACCGTGAAATTGCAACATGAAGTAATTAATGTGGATACAACAGCACAAACTGTCGAAGTTAAAGATCATACCACTGGTAAAGTGCTAAAAGATCACTATGATATTTTAGTATTAAGCCCAGGTGCGCGTGCACGACGTCTTGACTTTGATGTCCCACACCTATTCACACTGCGTAATATGGAAGACACGGATGCGATTGAAAACTATATCACATCACATCAAGTACAACGCGTGTTACTCATTGGTGCAGGATATGTCAGCTTAGAACTACTCGAAAACATATATAAACGTGGCTTATCACCCACATTAATTCATCGTTCAGAAGCGATCAATAAACTTATGGATCAAGATATGAATGCGGCTATTTTATCAGAATTAGATGCACGAAATATCCCTTATCGTTTGAATGAAGAAGTTGTTTCTATCGATGGTCAAACGGTTACTTTCAAATCCGGTACGGTAGAAGATTATGACATGATTATTGCTGGGGTCGGTGTCCAACCTAACTCTGATTTCTTAAAAACATCTGGAATTAAGATGGACGAAAAAGGTTACATTCCGGTTAATGACCGCTTCCAAACAAATATCCCAAACGTCTATGCTGTTGGTGACATTGCAACGCATCACTATCGTCATGTTGACCTTCCTGCACATGTACCACTCGCTTGGGGTGCGCATCGTGGTGCAAGTGTTATTGCCGAACAAATTGCTGGTAATAAAGATGTTGTCTTCCAAGGTTTTCTAGGTGCGAGTATCGTTAAGTTTTTTGACTATACACTTGCAAGTACAGGTGTATCACTCTTAGACCTTGAACATTTTGATTATGACATGGTTGAAGTAAAAAATGGCACACATGCAGGCTATTATCCAAACAATACACCTGTACATTTACGTGCCTACTACGACAAACAAACACGTCAACTTTTACGTGCAGCAGCCGTTGGTAAAAGTGGTGTGGATAAGCGTATTGACGTGTTATCAATGGCGATGATGCATCGTGCAACGATTGATGATCTCACTGCTTTTGAAGTAGCATACGCACCACCCTATAGCCACCCAAAAGACCTGATCAATATGCTTGGCTATAAAGCACGTCCGTAA
- a CDS encoding Cof-type HAD-IIB family hydrolase, giving the protein MKKHLICLDLDGTLLNDDKKIPPYTFRVLKALQAQGHALMITTGRPYRASKLYYDQLELDTPIVNFNGAFIHHPGNSDFPTYHERLDEGIATSIIETLKKMDIQNMIAEVGDQVYIDRPDNRLFDGFSMGNPNIKVGDLETLLHEDPTSLLVEAEEHMIPRVKQVLTRFYAENIEHRRWGAPFPVIEIVKRGISKAVGIDIVRKHLGIERNEIIAFGDEDNDLEMIKYAKHGIAMGNAIYELKYIANDTTLSNNEEGIGIYLNDFFQLNIPKS; this is encoded by the coding sequence ATGAAAAAACATTTAATTTGTTTAGATTTAGATGGGACTTTATTAAATGATGATAAAAAGATCCCTCCATATACATTCCGTGTCTTAAAGGCACTTCAAGCCCAAGGGCACGCACTTATGATTACAACAGGACGACCATATCGTGCGAGCAAATTGTACTATGATCAACTAGAACTCGATACGCCAATCGTCAACTTTAATGGTGCATTCATCCACCATCCTGGCAATTCAGACTTTCCTACTTATCATGAACGTCTTGATGAAGGCATTGCGACAAGTATTATTGAAACGTTAAAAAAAATGGATATCCAAAATATGATTGCCGAAGTAGGTGACCAAGTCTATATCGACCGTCCTGATAATCGTTTGTTTGATGGTTTTAGCATGGGGAATCCTAATATCAAAGTCGGCGATCTCGAAACACTCTTACATGAAGACCCTACAAGCTTATTGGTTGAGGCTGAAGAACATATGATTCCACGTGTCAAACAGGTTTTAACACGCTTTTATGCCGAGAATATTGAACACCGACGTTGGGGTGCACCATTCCCTGTAATTGAAATTGTCAAACGTGGGATTAGTAAAGCTGTCGGAATTGATATTGTTCGTAAACACCTTGGTATTGAACGCAATGAAATTATTGCTTTTGGCGATGAAGATAATGACCTTGAAATGATTAAGTATGCCAAACATGGTATTGCAATGGGGAATGCCATTTATGAATTGAAATACATCGCAAACGACACAACGTTATCAAACAATGAAGAAGGCATTGGTATCTATTTAAACGACTTCTTCCAATTAAATATTCCAAAATCATAA
- a CDS encoding acyltransferase family protein has protein sequence MWNFTKTPQKQLKTRYMPGLDGLRAIAVLAVIIYHFNPQWLPGGFLGVDTFFVISGYLITSLLLTEYHNTQRIDLVSFWIRRLKRLLPAVIFLIMSVLILTLLTVPSEIKSVRGDAFAALFYVSNWWYIFQDVDYFAQFEVAPLKHLWSLAIEEQFYLFFPIVLLGLLHFVKRLKPMLYTILFFIVISIVAMGILYEPQGNVARVYFGTDTRLQTMLLGVILAFVWPAFKLRLQTASQSRFIIDGIGAVALVGLFLCFRFVNESQGGLYYGGFALISVLTLFIIASAVLPGGGFSKLLGNPLFLYIGSRSYSLYLWHYPIIVLIHHHFVQGQIPLWVYVIEAIFMFLMAEFSYRYIETPFRHSGFKIFDFKHLKQWRVLNVKRAWLAIILLVPSLLILLGAFNGLAKEKTHTTAINTDDIEKYITVPIPLGDMKVAGLEVKGQASQYANWKPLLIGDSVMVDIGDTFKEQVPHASINGLIGRQLVQAIPLVREDYPDYKDKDDMVVLQLGTNGDFTEEQLDTLLDLLGKSQVYLVNTSVPRDYQAHVNDLFKQAAQKRDNVHLVDWHARSQGHTEYFAPDGIHLEADGVNALIDEIIKSMKKHQK, from the coding sequence ATGTGGAATTTTACTAAAACGCCTCAAAAGCAACTTAAAACACGTTATATGCCTGGTCTTGATGGTTTACGTGCCATTGCTGTTCTTGCCGTCATTATTTATCACTTTAATCCGCAATGGTTACCAGGTGGTTTCTTAGGTGTGGATACGTTTTTTGTTATTTCTGGCTACCTTATCACAAGTTTATTATTAACCGAATATCATAATACACAACGTATTGATCTGGTGTCATTCTGGATCAGACGATTGAAACGTCTTTTGCCAGCCGTGATTTTTTTAATTATGTCCGTGTTGATTCTAACATTATTAACCGTACCATCTGAAATTAAATCTGTTCGTGGTGATGCATTTGCTGCGCTATTTTATGTAAGTAACTGGTGGTACATTTTTCAAGATGTTGATTACTTTGCACAATTTGAAGTCGCACCACTAAAGCATCTATGGTCACTGGCTATTGAAGAACAATTCTACTTATTCTTTCCAATTGTTTTACTTGGTTTGCTGCATTTTGTTAAGCGTCTTAAGCCTATGTTATATACTATTTTATTTTTTATAGTGATATCTATTGTGGCAATGGGAATTTTGTATGAGCCACAAGGGAATGTGGCACGTGTTTATTTCGGGACGGATACACGTCTACAAACGATGTTGTTAGGTGTGATATTGGCTTTTGTATGGCCTGCATTTAAGTTACGTCTGCAAACGGCCAGTCAGTCACGTTTTATTATTGATGGCATCGGGGCTGTTGCGTTAGTTGGTTTATTTTTATGTTTCCGATTTGTTAATGAATCACAGGGTGGCTTGTATTATGGCGGCTTTGCGCTTATTAGTGTCTTAACACTTTTTATTATCGCAAGTGCTGTGTTACCTGGTGGCGGATTTTCAAAATTATTGGGGAATCCATTATTTCTATATATTGGATCACGTTCCTATAGCCTATATCTATGGCATTATCCGATTATTGTTTTAATCCACCATCATTTTGTACAGGGACAAATTCCATTGTGGGTCTATGTAATTGAGGCGATATTCATGTTCTTAATGGCTGAATTCTCATATCGATATATAGAAACACCATTCCGTCATTCTGGCTTTAAGATATTTGACTTTAAACACTTGAAGCAATGGCGAGTATTAAATGTGAAGCGCGCATGGCTAGCGATTATATTACTTGTACCATCGTTGTTGATTTTATTAGGTGCCTTCAATGGATTGGCTAAAGAAAAAACACATACCACAGCCATTAATACAGATGATATTGAAAAATATATCACTGTACCGATACCTTTGGGCGATATGAAAGTTGCGGGATTAGAAGTGAAAGGTCAAGCGTCACAATATGCAAACTGGAAACCACTTTTAATCGGTGATTCTGTCATGGTAGACATCGGTGATACATTCAAAGAACAGGTACCACACGCGAGTATTAATGGTTTGATTGGACGTCAGCTTGTTCAAGCAATTCCACTTGTGAGGGAAGACTACCCGGATTATAAAGACAAGGATGATATGGTCGTATTACAGCTCGGAACGAATGGTGATTTTACTGAAGAGCAATTAGATACATTGCTGGATCTTTTAGGGAAATCACAAGTCTATTTAGTCAATACGAGTGTTCCGCGTGACTATCAAGCGCACGTCAATGACTTGTTTAAGCAAGCGGCACAAAAGCGTGACAATGTGCATCTTGTTGATTGGCATGCAAGATCACAAGGACACACAGAATACTTTGCGCCAGATGGTATTCATTTAGAAGCGGATGGTGTCAACGCATTGATTGATGAAATTATTAAATCGATGAAAAAGCATCAGAAATAA
- a CDS encoding metal-sulfur cluster assembly factor, whose product MEEALKDSILGALENVIDPELGIDIVNLGLVYKVDLNDDGLCTVEMTLTSIGCPMGPQIVDQVKTALGELPEIKETEVNIVWNPPWNKDMMSRYAKIALGVS is encoded by the coding sequence ATGGAAGAAGCATTAAAAGATAGTATTTTAGGTGCATTAGAGAACGTTATTGACCCAGAGCTTGGTATTGATATCGTGAATCTAGGCCTTGTTTATAAAGTTGACTTAAATGATGATGGTTTATGTACAGTTGAAATGACATTAACATCAATCGGATGCCCAATGGGACCACAAATTGTGGATCAAGTAAAAACAGCATTAGGCGAACTACCAGAGATTAAAGAAACTGAAGTAAACATCGTATGGAATCCACCATGGAACAAAGATATGATGTCACGTTACGCTAAAATTGCATTAGGCGTTAGCTAA
- the addA gene encoding helicase-exonuclease AddAB subunit AddA, whose product MIPTKPNDVQWTDAQWESIYAKEQDILVAAAAGSGKTAVLVERIIQRIIRDGIDVDRLLVVTFTNASAREMKHRIEARIQQASLDDPNNHHLKNQRSKIHQAQISTLHSFCLKLIQQHYDQLDIDPNFRTASEVENVLLLEQVIDDVFEQHYDRLDPHFVTLTEHLSSDRSDEDLRKIIKKLYYFSVANPQPFEWLDALDQPYRENDSQQRYMSTLNQYIQLYLEAARTILEQAYEQFELVGPYEKHIAYYDKHRDFIRQLMSETQIDKAALRAYQFTRMPNKPKEVKEDAMLNGAYESAKDSFDRYKDYIEKAKELVARDEVTLEKELADLAPRVTYLAKLTKDVIQAFDAAKRARNIIDFADYEHMALRILLNEDGSSSQVAESYRAQFDEILVDEYQDTNRVQEAIISSIKRGDTSDGNLFMVGDVKQSIYKFRQADPSLFIGKYEAFNQTDQPSGKRIDLSQNFRSRKEVLATTNYLFKHMMDPAIGEIDYDEAASLYEGAPFDDVSYPVHLTALLKDSSRDMDKGEQEAQLIAQQVEAILDKQQVFDIKTQSYRPATYKDIVILEATTSNSRNIQQVFKDKNIPLFAKSKQGYFEQTEVRLMLSFLRTIDNPLQDIYLVGLMRSMIYQFTEAELAQIRVVAPNEDYFYQSMQQYLISEEAAPELKEKVERFLVNLESYRRYSQSRPVYQLIDKLFNDHYITQYFSGLVGGKGRRANLHGLFNKAIEFDNSSYRGLFQFIRFIDEMMDRDKDFGEEHVIGPNDDVVRLMTVHGSKGLEFPFVIYSGLSRQFNKGDLNQPVVLNQYEGLGLQYYDTEHGLFYPSLISMSIDLINQKELISEEMRLTYVALTRAKEQLYLIGTVDDADKLETLTTWSVSDDRLGTIERFTARNAFQLIYSVLSKYEATHLLPQQQFVQGKNELPNYLKPTIVIQHVDAQDILPLDDETSEQQVTSVAKLKERLQSASVTSDIEKDIKTRLLFEYPHINAVTHPSKQSVSELKRQLETEQADTNYERVRQYRLGAVTYERPQFMQEQKRNAAELGTLMHTVMQHLPFKEERLTDPELYAYFDDLVARAIIDVEAIQDINVEEIKGFVQSDLYLRIAKSDARYHELPFIVNQNDVEKGAKEDAIIQGMIDLVFEENGQYYFVDYKTDVFVRRKGMSDEDLAQQLKEKYRIQMQYYQQALEAILKQKVSGSLYFFKFGEITI is encoded by the coding sequence ATGATTCCAACGAAACCAAATGACGTACAATGGACTGATGCGCAATGGGAAAGTATTTACGCTAAAGAGCAAGATATTCTTGTTGCGGCGGCAGCAGGGTCTGGTAAAACAGCAGTCTTAGTTGAGCGTATCATACAACGCATTATCCGTGATGGCATCGATGTTGATCGCTTACTTGTTGTGACATTTACGAATGCAAGTGCACGTGAGATGAAGCACCGTATAGAAGCACGCATTCAACAAGCATCATTGGACGATCCAAATAACCATCATTTGAAAAATCAACGTAGTAAAATTCATCAGGCACAGATATCAACCTTGCATAGTTTTTGTTTGAAACTGATTCAACAACATTATGATCAACTTGATATTGATCCAAACTTCCGTACAGCGAGTGAAGTTGAAAATGTACTGCTATTAGAACAAGTGATTGATGATGTTTTTGAACAACATTATGATCGATTAGACCCACATTTTGTTACATTAACCGAGCATTTGTCTTCTGATCGAAGTGATGAAGATCTTAGAAAGATTATCAAAAAACTATATTATTTCAGTGTTGCAAATCCACAACCATTTGAGTGGCTTGATGCTTTAGATCAGCCATACCGTGAAAATGATTCACAGCAACGTTATATGTCAACGTTGAATCAGTATATCCAGTTATACTTGGAGGCAGCACGTACAATATTAGAACAAGCATATGAACAATTTGAATTAGTAGGCCCTTATGAAAAGCATATTGCATATTATGATAAACATCGTGATTTCATAAGACAGTTGATGTCAGAAACACAGATTGACAAAGCCGCTTTAAGAGCATATCAATTCACTCGAATGCCTAATAAGCCCAAGGAAGTAAAAGAAGATGCAATGCTGAACGGCGCATATGAGAGTGCTAAAGATAGCTTTGATCGGTATAAAGACTATATTGAAAAGGCAAAAGAGCTCGTTGCACGAGATGAAGTCACTTTGGAAAAAGAGTTGGCAGATTTAGCGCCACGTGTTACTTATCTAGCTAAATTAACGAAAGACGTGATTCAAGCATTTGATGCTGCGAAACGTGCACGTAATATTATTGACTTTGCCGATTATGAACATATGGCACTACGTATTTTACTCAATGAAGATGGTTCATCATCACAAGTTGCAGAGTCGTATCGTGCACAGTTTGATGAAATATTAGTCGATGAGTATCAAGATACGAACCGTGTACAAGAGGCGATTATTTCGAGTATCAAACGAGGCGATACATCCGATGGTAATTTATTTATGGTAGGTGATGTCAAACAATCTATCTATAAATTCCGTCAAGCAGACCCAAGTTTATTTATTGGAAAATATGAAGCATTTAATCAAACTGATCAACCAAGCGGGAAACGTATTGATTTATCTCAAAACTTTCGTTCCCGTAAAGAAGTGCTCGCGACGACAAACTATTTGTTTAAACATATGATGGATCCTGCGATTGGAGAGATTGATTATGATGAAGCGGCTAGTCTATATGAAGGGGCGCCATTTGATGATGTATCATATCCAGTCCATTTAACAGCTTTATTAAAAGATAGTTCGCGTGATATGGATAAAGGAGAGCAAGAGGCACAGCTGATCGCACAACAAGTGGAAGCGATTCTGGATAAGCAACAAGTGTTTGATATTAAAACACAGTCGTATCGACCAGCTACATATAAAGATATTGTCATTTTAGAGGCGACCACATCTAATTCTAGAAACATTCAACAAGTCTTTAAAGACAAGAATATTCCTTTATTTGCGAAAAGTAAGCAGGGTTATTTTGAGCAAACGGAAGTACGATTGATGCTGTCATTTTTAAGAACAATCGATAATCCGTTACAAGATATTTATCTCGTAGGGCTGATGCGTTCGATGATTTATCAATTTACTGAAGCAGAGTTGGCGCAGATTCGAGTCGTTGCACCAAATGAAGATTATTTTTATCAATCAATGCAACAATATCTCATTTCTGAAGAAGCAGCACCAGAGTTGAAAGAGAAAGTTGAACGATTTTTAGTAAATTTGGAAAGTTACCGTCGATATAGTCAATCACGTCCAGTGTATCAACTCATTGATAAGTTATTTAATGATCATTACATTACACAATATTTTAGTGGCTTAGTTGGTGGGAAAGGTCGTCGAGCCAACTTACATGGTCTTTTTAATAAAGCGATTGAGTTTGACAATTCAAGTTATCGTGGTCTCTTCCAGTTTATTCGATTTATAGATGAAATGATGGATCGAGACAAAGATTTTGGAGAAGAACATGTTATCGGGCCTAATGATGATGTTGTTAGATTGATGACAGTACATGGTAGTAAAGGTTTAGAGTTCCCATTCGTCATATATTCTGGCCTTAGTCGCCAGTTTAATAAAGGGGATTTAAACCAGCCTGTCGTTTTAAATCAATATGAAGGATTAGGTTTACAATATTATGATACCGAGCATGGCTTGTTTTACCCGTCCTTAATCTCCATGAGTATAGATTTAATCAATCAAAAGGAATTAATCTCTGAAGAAATGCGACTCACATATGTGGCATTAACCCGTGCAAAAGAGCAATTATATTTGATTGGAACTGTTGATGATGCAGATAAATTAGAGACATTAACAACATGGTCTGTGTCTGATGATAGACTTGGAACGATTGAACGCTTTACCGCACGAAATGCTTTTCAATTAATATACAGTGTATTAAGCAAATATGAAGCAACACATTTATTACCACAACAGCAATTTGTGCAAGGGAAGAATGAACTTCCAAATTATTTGAAACCTACAATTGTCATTCAACATGTAGATGCACAAGATATTCTTCCATTAGATGATGAAACATCTGAACAACAAGTAACATCGGTAGCAAAATTGAAGGAGCGTCTTCAAAGTGCATCCGTTACTTCAGATATAGAAAAAGACATTAAAACGCGTTTATTATTTGAATATCCTCATATTAATGCTGTCACACATCCATCAAAACAATCTGTTTCTGAATTAAAACGTCAATTAGAAACAGAACAGGCAGATACAAATTATGAACGTGTGCGACAATATCGTCTTGGTGCAGTGACTTACGAACGTCCTCAGTTTATGCAAGAACAAAAACGAAATGCGGCTGAACTAGGAACATTAATGCATACGGTTATGCAACATCTACCTTTTAAAGAAGAACGTTTAACTGACCCAGAGTTATATGCATACTTTGATGACTTAGTGGCACGTGCCATTATTGATGTAGAGGCGATTCAAGATATCAATGTTGAAGAAATAAAAGGATTTGTGCAAAGTGATTTGTATTTGCGTATTGCGAAAAGTGATGCACGCTATCATGAATTACCTTTTATAGTGAATCAAAATGATGTAGAAAAAGGTGCAAAAGAAGATGCGATTATTCAAGGGATGATTGACCTTGTTTTTGAAGAAAATGGACAATATTACTTTGTGGACTATAAGACAGATGTTTTTGTACGTCGTAAGGGTATGTCTGATGAAGACTTGGCACAGCAATTGAAAGAGAAGTATCGTATTCAAATGCAATATTATCAACAAGCATTAGAAGCGATATTGAAACAAAAAGTATCTGGCTCATTATATTTCTTTAAATTTGGTGAAATTACGATTTAA
- a CDS encoding fumarylacetoacetate hydrolase family protein → MKFLSFKHNGEKSYGVKVKREEAAWDLRKVFADFGSTEFQPKTLLEGLQHNQTLEFQEQVRKAVVAAEESGNAADYKVQYADIEFLPPVTPPNNVIAFGRNYKAHAEELDHDVERLYVFTKAASSLTGDEATIPNHKDITDALDYEGELGVVIGKSGEKIPKGLALDYVYGYTIINDITDRAAQKAHDQAFLSKSLTGGCPMGPYIVTKDELPTPENVNIVTKVNNEIRQDGNTSQMVLKIDELIEEISKYVALNPGDIIATGTPAGVGAGMNPPKFLQPGDEVKVTIDNIGTLTTFIEK, encoded by the coding sequence ATGAAATTCTTATCATTCAAACACAATGGTGAAAAATCGTATGGTGTTAAAGTTAAGAGAGAAGAAGCGGCTTGGGATTTAAGAAAAGTATTTGCTGATTTTGGTTCAACAGAATTCCAACCGAAAACATTACTTGAAGGATTACAACATAACCAAACATTAGAATTTCAAGAGCAAGTAAGAAAAGCGGTTGTTGCAGCTGAAGAAAGTGGCAACGCAGCAGACTACAAAGTTCAATATGCGGATATTGAATTTTTACCACCTGTTACACCGCCAAACAACGTGATTGCGTTTGGTCGTAACTATAAAGCACATGCTGAAGAATTAGATCATGATGTAGAACGCTTATATGTGTTTACAAAAGCGGCTTCATCATTAACAGGTGACGAAGCAACAATTCCTAACCATAAAGATATTACAGATGCATTGGATTATGAAGGTGAGTTAGGGGTCGTAATTGGTAAGTCAGGTGAGAAAATTCCAAAAGGTTTAGCATTAGACTATGTTTACGGATATACAATCATTAACGATATTACAGACCGTGCTGCTCAAAAAGCACACGACCAAGCATTTTTATCTAAGAGCTTAACAGGTGGATGCCCAATGGGACCTTATATTGTTACAAAAGATGAGCTTCCAACACCTGAAAATGTAAATATCGTTACAAAAGTAAACAATGAAATTCGCCAAGATGGAAATACATCACAAATGGTATTGAAAATTGATGAATTAATTGAAGAAATCTCTAAATATGTTGCGTTAAATCCAGGTGATATTATTGCAACTGGTACACCAGCAGGCGTAGGTGCAGGTATGAATCCACCGAAATTCTTACAACCTGGTGATGAAGTGAAAGTAACAATCGATAATATCGGTACATTAACAACATTTATTGAAAAATAA
- a CDS encoding YisL family protein — translation MINLHIISFVMLLILFYATYENFSNKQGPTPLFKPLHMTMRLFMLFVLITGFWLIAKAFTSADASHMLLTLKMVGGLNIIGLMEVTIARKKKQVSNRSLFIWTWVIVVITAILGTILPWGPITALFH, via the coding sequence TTGATTAATTTACACATTATTAGTTTTGTCATGCTATTAATACTTTTTTATGCAACATATGAAAACTTTTCTAACAAACAAGGCCCAACGCCATTATTCAAACCATTGCATATGACAATGCGTTTATTCATGCTTTTCGTACTGATTACAGGTTTCTGGTTAATTGCCAAAGCATTTACAAGTGCAGATGCCAGCCATATGTTGTTAACTTTGAAAATGGTAGGCGGACTGAACATTATTGGCTTAATGGAAGTCACAATTGCACGTAAGAAAAAGCAAGTTTCAAATCGTTCATTATTCATCTGGACATGGGTCATTGTTGTGATTACAGCAATCTTAGGTACGATCTTACCTTGGGGACCTATTACAGCATTATTCCATTAA